A region of Streptomyces sp. WMMC500 DNA encodes the following proteins:
- a CDS encoding SigE family RNA polymerase sigma factor, which produces MATLPAGPALRPGTSAASRGLPVIAPWSARPAAKKPAADADDAVAEGTSVDHLTETYQTHYRSLLGLAALLLDDLASCEDVVQEAFIRVHSARKRVKDPDKTLAYLRQTVVNLSRSALRRRITGLKLLSKPMPDMASAEEGAYEQLERDQLIQAMRGLQRRQREVLVLRYFADMTEAQVAESLGISLGSVKAYGSRGIAALRTAMGARA; this is translated from the coding sequence ATTGCGACCCTTCCGGCCGGCCCCGCGCTGCGCCCCGGTACTTCCGCGGCGTCCCGGGGGCTGCCGGTGATCGCGCCGTGGTCCGCGCGGCCTGCCGCGAAGAAGCCCGCGGCGGACGCTGACGACGCCGTGGCGGAGGGCACCAGCGTCGACCACCTCACCGAGACGTACCAGACCCACTACCGGTCGCTGCTCGGTCTCGCCGCGCTGCTGCTCGACGACCTCGCCTCCTGCGAGGACGTGGTGCAGGAGGCCTTCATCCGCGTGCACTCGGCGCGCAAGCGGGTCAAGGACCCGGACAAGACCCTCGCCTATCTGCGGCAGACGGTCGTCAACCTGTCACGTTCCGCGCTCCGTCGGCGCATCACCGGGCTGAAGCTCCTCTCCAAGCCCATGCCCGACATGGCCAGCGCGGAAGAGGGTGCGTACGAACAGTTGGAGCGCGACCAATTGATCCAGGCGATGCGCGGGCTGCAGCGCCGGCAGCGCGAGGTGCTCGTGCTGCGTTACTTTGCGGACATGACCGAGGCTCAGGTGGCCGAGTCGCTGGGCATCTCGCTCGGCTCCGTCAAGGCCTACGGGTCCCGGGGCATCGCCGCACTGCGAACAGCCATGGGAGCGCGGGCATGA
- a CDS encoding tachylectin-related carbohydrate-binding protein, producing MRRVPRRRFVRTAPALLAAVAAAVPLTITAPGAAAADDSVTCTSTAPLYSVTPAGNFIRRNVDNPADATQVPEPFSIDTDWDRYPRVLAGGKAQFYGIKADGLFLSHREYSTETWDVHHKKISDGFTRYRLTENRHEITVDQDSNIWHVDDGGDLRWSQYSLDTNAWNPAGDRKIDSGWGRYDLIVATDLGVLYGRDAATGNLLRSRYDFDSQRWLQRHDTVSWADWRGTQDVTSFGGDTLIRVQPNGDLRYFRYAEDQGNFTVYNRLIADGAHWAGYTSVSGGPASCRLTAEHSPARPSIGIDTDSPAAIQQSPGGAIEYAYTDNIGRLVHGWQSDPNDSNSTQWTTISGNEAFSGTPSLAAQPDGETAVTAQSINSDIWWTRHAQGNPDWEEWFNLAGAMAQHPVTGTMPDGRLVQFAVDAQGKPWYRIQQRPNVAFMGWMPLTGQGFSGPFTAITVRDGIQLFGADATGRLRTAAFTGTAVGTWASLGDAPLTGRPAVVVYPGYRMGVFARATDGRIVSFAQATEGGAFPTAWTRVGDFTSAGSPSAVISPITGVTELVARGADGMIYNTGEQTQGSGTWRTWRQESFEASATDPTALTYSNANGPTWAFSYRTSANQTRFYEARPTAARATSGSGAPTAPGFAAHRLPAPPGM from the coding sequence ATGCGACGCGTACCGCGAAGACGATTCGTACGCACCGCGCCCGCGTTACTGGCGGCGGTGGCCGCGGCGGTTCCGCTGACGATCACGGCGCCGGGGGCGGCGGCAGCCGACGACAGCGTGACCTGTACGTCCACCGCGCCTCTGTACTCCGTCACCCCGGCCGGGAACTTCATCCGCCGCAACGTCGACAACCCCGCCGATGCCACGCAGGTGCCCGAGCCGTTCTCGATCGACACCGACTGGGACCGCTACCCGCGCGTTCTCGCCGGCGGGAAGGCCCAGTTCTACGGCATCAAGGCCGACGGCCTCTTCCTCAGCCACCGCGAATACAGCACCGAGACCTGGGACGTCCACCACAAGAAGATCAGCGACGGCTTCACGCGCTACCGGCTCACCGAGAACCGCCACGAGATCACCGTCGATCAGGACAGCAACATCTGGCACGTCGACGACGGCGGAGACCTCCGCTGGAGCCAGTACTCCCTGGACACCAACGCCTGGAACCCCGCGGGTGACCGGAAGATCGACTCCGGCTGGGGGCGCTACGACCTGATCGTCGCCACCGACCTCGGCGTGCTGTACGGACGCGACGCCGCCACCGGCAACCTGCTGCGCTCCCGCTACGATTTCGACAGCCAGCGCTGGCTGCAGCGCCACGACACCGTCAGCTGGGCCGACTGGCGCGGCACCCAGGACGTGACCTCGTTCGGCGGCGACACCCTGATCCGCGTGCAGCCGAACGGCGACCTGCGCTACTTCCGCTACGCGGAGGACCAGGGGAACTTCACCGTCTACAACCGGCTCATCGCAGACGGCGCGCACTGGGCCGGCTACACCAGCGTCTCCGGCGGACCCGCCTCCTGCCGCCTCACCGCCGAGCACTCTCCAGCCCGCCCCTCGATCGGCATCGACACCGACAGCCCCGCCGCGATCCAGCAGTCGCCGGGCGGCGCCATCGAGTACGCGTACACCGACAACATCGGCCGCCTCGTGCACGGGTGGCAGAGCGATCCGAACGACTCCAACAGCACCCAGTGGACGACCATCTCCGGCAACGAGGCGTTCTCCGGCACTCCTTCCCTCGCCGCACAGCCCGACGGTGAGACCGCCGTCACCGCACAGAGCATCAACAGCGACATCTGGTGGACCCGGCACGCGCAGGGCAACCCGGACTGGGAAGAGTGGTTCAACCTCGCGGGCGCCATGGCCCAGCACCCCGTGACCGGCACCATGCCGGACGGACGGCTCGTCCAGTTCGCCGTCGACGCACAGGGCAAACCCTGGTATCGCATCCAGCAGCGTCCCAACGTCGCCTTCATGGGCTGGATGCCGCTGACGGGACAGGGGTTCTCCGGCCCGTTCACCGCGATCACGGTGCGCGACGGCATCCAACTGTTCGGCGCCGATGCCACGGGCCGGCTGCGTACGGCGGCCTTCACCGGCACCGCGGTCGGCACCTGGGCCTCCCTCGGCGACGCACCCCTGACCGGTCGCCCGGCGGTCGTCGTCTACCCCGGCTACCGCATGGGGGTCTTCGCCCGCGCCACCGACGGCCGCATCGTCTCCTTCGCCCAGGCCACGGAGGGCGGCGCCTTCCCGACCGCCTGGACACGGGTCGGGGACTTCACCTCCGCCGGGTCTCCGTCGGCCGTGATCAGCCCGATCACGGGTGTCACGGAGCTTGTGGCCCGCGGAGCCGATGGAATGATCTACAACACCGGGGAGCAGACCCAGGGTTCGGGCACCTGGCGCACATGGCGGCAGGAGTCCTTCGAGGCGTCGGCCACCGACCCGACGGCCCTCACCTACTCGAACGCGAACGGCCCGACCTGGGCCTTCTCCTACCGTACGAGCGCCAACCAGACACGCTTCTACGAAGCCCGCCCCACGGCGGCCAGGGCCACGTCAGGCTCCGGAGCGCCGACCGCACCCGGCTTCGCGGCGCACCGCCTGCCCGCACCACCGGGGATGTGA
- a CDS encoding YbaB/EbfC family nucleoid-associated protein, protein MMPGGGQPDMQQLLQQAQKMQQELASVQQELAETPVEGTAGGGLVKATVTGSGELTGLVIDPRAADPEDTETLADLVVAAVRDANSAAQQLQQERLGPLAQGLGGMPGLPF, encoded by the coding sequence GTGATGCCTGGTGGTGGCCAGCCCGACATGCAGCAGTTGCTGCAGCAGGCCCAGAAGATGCAGCAGGAGCTCGCCTCCGTCCAGCAGGAGCTGGCCGAGACGCCGGTCGAGGGGACCGCGGGCGGCGGGCTGGTGAAGGCCACGGTGACCGGCTCCGGCGAGCTGACCGGTCTGGTGATCGACCCGCGCGCCGCCGACCCCGAGGACACCGAGACGCTGGCCGACCTCGTCGTGGCCGCCGTGCGGGACGCGAACAGCGCCGCGCAGCAGCTTCAGCAGGAGCGGCTCGGCCCGCTCGCGCAGGGGCTCGGCGGGATGCCGGGGCTGCCCTTCTGA
- a CDS encoding DUF5063 domain-containing protein, whose protein sequence is MSDATLHQATQDPDSFAVQIADSIESFIVAVTEVAKGDEPNSAVPFLLLEVSQLLLAGGRLGAHEDFVPDERYEPDTGPEPDVDELRERFAELLDPVDVYSEVFDPYVPRSTPVASRISDDLADVITDLRHGLAHYAAGRVNEALWWWQFSYLSNWGPTASACLRALQSLVAHVRLDTPLGELDGLDTDSDAALDDGRLEEEAGRVMAAEIAEPLGLRRT, encoded by the coding sequence ATGTCTGACGCCACCCTGCACCAGGCGACGCAGGACCCGGACAGCTTCGCGGTCCAGATCGCCGACTCGATCGAGAGCTTCATCGTCGCGGTCACCGAGGTCGCCAAGGGCGACGAGCCGAACAGCGCCGTGCCCTTCCTGCTGCTGGAGGTCTCGCAGTTGCTGCTGGCCGGCGGCCGGCTCGGTGCGCACGAGGACTTCGTGCCGGACGAGCGGTACGAGCCGGACACCGGCCCCGAGCCGGACGTCGACGAGCTGCGCGAGCGGTTCGCCGAGCTGCTGGACCCGGTGGACGTCTACTCCGAGGTCTTCGACCCGTACGTGCCGCGCAGCACGCCCGTCGCCAGCCGGATCTCCGACGACCTCGCCGACGTGATCACCGACCTGCGGCACGGCCTCGCGCACTACGCCGCGGGGCGGGTCAACGAGGCGCTGTGGTGGTGGCAGTTCTCGTACCTGTCCAACTGGGGCCCGACCGCGAGCGCGTGCCTGCGCGCCCTGCAGTCGCTGGTGGCGCACGTGCGGCTGGACACGCCCCTGGGGGAGCTGGACGGGCTCGACACCGACAGCGACGCCGCGCTGGACGACGGGCGGCTGGAGGAGGAGGCGGGCCGGGTGATGGCGGCGGAGATCGCGGAGCCGCTGGGCCTGCGGCGTACGTGA
- a CDS encoding sialidase family protein has protein sequence MATTTPFTAGDGGYHTYRIPALAVTPAGTVLALAEGRVSGAGDTGDIDIVLRRSQDGGRNWLPQQVVVAHGGDTAANPAVVVEPSSGDVLLLSCRQPPNVTSQMIRTGEAAPRRIYVQRSSNDGEKWSEPTDISAQVRPGWMRGYGTGPGHGVALTGGRMVVPCWHTRSPTGSDTGAETKYYGAHGIYSDDGQTWTVGYTSSVPNGSVNENETACAVLPDGTLYVNSRCLPDGIVGYRGDAYSTDRGESLVRDIRPQATLPGPDCQGSLLTLPDGRLLYSGPSHPSERAALGLWVSDDDGATWRLTRHLTGLPAAYSDLAVLPDGESVGVLYETGDWSPYRRIEFVTVPLAVL, from the coding sequence ATGGCCACGACGACGCCATTCACCGCCGGCGACGGCGGCTACCACACGTACCGCATCCCCGCGCTGGCCGTGACGCCCGCCGGCACGGTGCTCGCCCTGGCTGAGGGCCGGGTGTCCGGGGCGGGCGACACCGGGGACATCGACATCGTGCTCCGGCGGTCGCAGGACGGCGGCCGGAACTGGCTGCCGCAGCAGGTCGTGGTCGCGCACGGCGGCGACACCGCGGCGAACCCGGCTGTGGTGGTCGAACCGTCGTCGGGGGACGTGCTGCTCCTGTCGTGCCGGCAGCCGCCGAACGTCACCTCACAGATGATCCGCACCGGGGAGGCGGCACCCCGACGGATATACGTCCAGCGCTCGTCGAACGACGGCGAGAAGTGGTCGGAGCCGACCGACATCTCGGCGCAGGTCCGCCCCGGATGGATGCGCGGATACGGCACCGGCCCCGGCCACGGCGTGGCACTCACCGGCGGCAGGATGGTGGTGCCCTGCTGGCACACCCGTTCGCCGACCGGGAGCGACACGGGGGCGGAGACCAAGTACTACGGTGCACACGGCATCTACAGCGACGACGGCCAGACCTGGACGGTCGGGTACACGTCGTCCGTCCCGAACGGGTCCGTGAACGAGAACGAGACCGCCTGCGCCGTGCTCCCGGACGGCACGCTCTACGTCAACTCCCGTTGCCTGCCCGACGGCATCGTCGGCTACCGCGGCGACGCCTACTCCACCGACCGCGGCGAGTCCCTCGTCCGGGACATCCGCCCCCAGGCCACACTTCCCGGCCCGGACTGCCAGGGCAGCCTGCTCACCCTCCCGGACGGTCGCCTGCTCTACTCCGGCCCGTCCCACCCTTCGGAGCGCGCGGCGCTCGGGTTGTGGGTGAGCGACGACGACGGCGCCACGTGGCGCCTCACCCGCCACCTGACCGGACTGCCCGCGGCGTACTCGGACCTGGCGGTGCTGCCCGACGGCGAGAGCGTCGGTGTGCTGTACGAGACAGGCGACTGGTCTCCGTACCGGCGAATCGAGTTCGTCACGGTGCCGCTGGCCGTCCTCTGA
- a CDS encoding DNA polymerase III subunit gamma and tau, giving the protein MSQLALYRRYRPETFGEVIGQDHVTGPLQQALRNGRVNHAYLFSGPRGCGKTTSARILARCLNCERGPTPEPCGECRSCRDLARNGPGSIDVIEIDAASHGGVDDARELREKAFFGPAASRYKIYIVDEAHMVTSAGFNALLKVVEEPPEHLKFIFATTEPEKVIGTIRSRTHHYPFRLVPPGTLRDYLADVCRVEAIPVEDAVLPLVVRAGAGSVRDSMSVMDQLLAGAGAQGVTYAMATALLGYTDDALLDSVVDAFAAGDGAAAFAVVEQVIEGGHDPRRFVTDLLERLRDLVILAAVPDAGDKGLIDVPADVLERMRRQADTFGAAELSRAADLVNEGLTEMRGATAPRLQLELICARVLLPGAYGDERSVMARLDRLERNASTGPPAMGYVPGPDAHRPPGRDRGGDGDGGGAVGGDGRGDGRGGVTGGGGGGAGDGGGGMGGGARAALAEPGGPAASGAGSSGAGSSGAGSSGAGPSGAGSSGAGSSGASGGSAPAGPPASGGGEAQARRPGAWPGAGAPAAGPAAAPAAPAPAAAAAAAPAPAAGGVAAATAQGVPAQQGGGVAGAASVRQMWPDILEAVKHRRRFTWILLSQNAQVTGFDGGTLQLGFANVGARDSFVNGGSDEVLREALAERFDVQWKVEAIVDPTGGGGGGSAAGPGGGGPGGPGGGQGGSGGGPGGAGAGAGGGFGGGGGGGGGGAGLRQSVQTSPPPSVPAPAPPRQPPPAAAGPGRPPPPDPGPPPDPGPPPPPLEDDIPDEDDPDLDDTALSGHDLIVRELGATVIEEIRHD; this is encoded by the coding sequence GTGTCGCAGCTCGCTCTCTACCGCCGCTACCGGCCCGAGACCTTCGGCGAGGTCATCGGGCAGGACCATGTGACCGGCCCGCTGCAGCAGGCGCTGCGGAACGGCCGGGTCAACCACGCGTATCTGTTCAGCGGGCCGCGGGGCTGCGGGAAGACGACGAGTGCGCGCATCCTCGCCCGGTGTCTCAACTGCGAGCGGGGGCCGACGCCGGAGCCGTGCGGGGAGTGCCGGTCGTGCCGGGACCTCGCGCGGAACGGGCCGGGGTCGATCGACGTCATCGAGATCGACGCCGCGTCGCACGGCGGTGTGGACGATGCGCGTGAGCTGCGTGAGAAGGCGTTCTTCGGGCCTGCCGCCAGCCGGTACAAGATCTATATCGTGGACGAGGCGCACATGGTCACCTCCGCGGGGTTCAATGCCCTGCTGAAGGTGGTCGAGGAGCCGCCCGAGCACCTGAAGTTCATCTTCGCCACGACCGAGCCGGAGAAGGTCATCGGGACCATCCGGTCCCGGACGCACCACTATCCCTTCCGCCTCGTCCCGCCCGGGACGCTGCGCGACTATCTCGCGGACGTCTGCCGCGTCGAGGCGATCCCCGTCGAGGACGCGGTGCTGCCCCTGGTCGTACGGGCCGGGGCCGGCTCCGTGCGGGACTCGATGTCCGTCATGGACCAACTGCTCGCCGGCGCCGGTGCGCAGGGTGTGACGTACGCCATGGCCACCGCCCTCCTCGGGTATACGGACGACGCCCTGCTCGACTCCGTCGTCGACGCCTTCGCGGCGGGTGACGGGGCGGCGGCGTTCGCGGTCGTGGAGCAGGTCATCGAGGGCGGGCACGATCCGCGGCGGTTCGTCACCGACCTGCTGGAGCGGCTGCGGGACCTCGTGATCCTCGCCGCCGTGCCGGACGCCGGCGACAAGGGGCTGATCGACGTTCCCGCGGACGTGCTGGAGCGGATGCGGCGCCAGGCCGACACCTTCGGCGCGGCCGAGTTGAGCCGCGCGGCCGACCTTGTGAACGAGGGGCTGACCGAGATGCGCGGCGCCACCGCGCCCCGGCTGCAGCTCGAGCTGATCTGCGCGCGCGTGCTGCTCCCCGGGGCGTACGGGGACGAGCGCTCGGTGATGGCCCGGCTGGACCGGCTGGAGCGCAACGCCTCGACGGGCCCGCCGGCCATGGGGTACGTACCGGGGCCGGACGCCCACCGGCCGCCGGGCCGGGACCGGGGCGGGGACGGGGACGGTGGGGGTGCCGTCGGTGGGGATGGCCGTGGGGATGGCCGTGGCGGTGTCACCGGTGGTGGCGGTGGTGGCGCTGGCGATGGCGGTGGCGGTATGGGTGGCGGGGCCCGGGCGGCTCTCGCCGAGCCGGGTGGTCCGGCTGCTTCCGGTGCTGGGTCTTCCGGTGCCGGGTCTTCTGGGGCCGGGTCTTCCGGTGCCGGGCCCTCTGGAGCCGGGTCCTCCGGAGCTGGGTCTTCTGGTGCCTCCGGGGGTTCCGCCCCTGCCGGCCCTCCTGCCTCCGGTGGTGGCGAGGCGCAGGCGCGTCGGCCCGGGGCCTGGCCCGGGGCTGGAGCACCCGCGGCGGGACCTGCGGCGGCACCGGCGGCACCCGCACCCGCGGCGGCGGCAGCCGCCGCGCCGGCACCCGCGGCCGGGGGCGTTGCCGCCGCTACTGCTCAGGGGGTGCCCGCGCAGCAGGGGGGCGGTGTTGCGGGGGCCGCTTCCGTGCGGCAGATGTGGCCCGACATCCTGGAGGCCGTCAAGCACCGGCGGCGCTTCACCTGGATTCTGCTGAGCCAGAACGCCCAGGTCACCGGGTTCGACGGCGGGACGCTCCAGCTCGGCTTCGCCAACGTCGGCGCCCGGGACAGCTTCGTCAACGGCGGCAGCGACGAGGTGCTGCGCGAGGCGCTGGCGGAGCGGTTCGACGTGCAGTGGAAGGTCGAGGCCATCGTGGACCCGACCGGCGGGGGCGGCGGCGGCTCCGCGGCCGGGCCCGGCGGCGGGGGACCGGGCGGTCCCGGCGGCGGTCAGGGCGGTTCCGGGGGCGGTCCCGGCGGTGCCGGTGCCGGGGCCGGCGGCGGGTTCGGCGGGGGCGGCGGTGGTGGCGGGGGCGGCGCCGGGTTGCGCCAGTCCGTACAGACTTCGCCCCCGCCCTCCGTACCGGCGCCCGCTCCGCCCCGGCAGCCCCCGCCCGCGGCGGCCGGGCCCGGCCGGCCGCCCCCGCCCGACCCCGGGCCGCCCCCCGACCCGGGACCGCCTCCGCCGCCGCTGGAGGACGACATCCCCGACGAGGACGACCCGGATCTCGACGACACCGCCCTGTCCGGCCACGACCTGATCGTCCGCGAGCTGGGCGCCACCGTCATAGAGGAGATCCGCCACGACTGA
- a CDS encoding aspartate kinase codes for MGLVVQKYGGSSVADAEGIKRVAKRIVETKKAGHQVVVVVSAMGDTTDELIDLAEQVSPIPAGRELDMLLTSGERISMALLAMAIKKLGHEALSFTGSQAGVITDAVHNKARIIDVTPGRIQEAVDKGAIAIVAGFQGVSQDSKDITTLGRGGSDTTAVALAVALEAEVCEIYTDVDGVFTADPRVVKKARKIDRIPYEDMLELATSGSKVLLHRCVEYARRYNMPIHVRSSFSGQPGTWVGNISEGAEGMEHAIISGVAHDVSEAKITVVGVPDKPGEAAAIFRAIADAEINIDMVVQNVSAAATGLTDISFTLPKTDGHRAMELLTKAQPTIGFESLRYDDQVGKISLVGAGMRSHPGVTATFFEALSNSGVNIELISTSEIRISVVTREDVVKDAVRAVHTAFGLDSESDEAVVYGGTGR; via the coding sequence GTGGGCCTTGTCGTGCAGAAGTACGGCGGCTCTTCCGTCGCCGACGCCGAGGGCATCAAGCGCGTCGCCAAGCGGATCGTCGAGACCAAGAAGGCGGGCCACCAGGTCGTCGTCGTGGTGTCCGCGATGGGCGACACGACGGACGAGCTGATCGATCTCGCCGAGCAGGTCTCCCCGATCCCCGCCGGCCGCGAACTCGACATGCTGCTCACCTCGGGCGAGCGGATCTCCATGGCCCTGCTGGCGATGGCGATCAAGAAGCTGGGCCACGAGGCGCTGTCGTTCACCGGCAGCCAGGCGGGTGTGATCACCGACGCCGTGCACAACAAGGCCCGGATCATCGACGTCACGCCCGGCCGGATCCAGGAGGCGGTGGACAAGGGCGCCATCGCGATCGTCGCCGGCTTCCAGGGGGTGTCCCAGGACAGCAAGGACATCACGACGCTCGGCCGCGGCGGCTCGGACACCACGGCGGTGGCGCTGGCGGTGGCGCTGGAGGCGGAGGTCTGCGAGATCTACACCGACGTGGACGGCGTGTTCACCGCCGATCCGCGGGTGGTGAAGAAGGCCCGTAAGATCGACCGGATCCCGTACGAGGACATGCTCGAACTGGCCACCAGCGGCTCGAAGGTCCTGCTGCACCGCTGTGTCGAGTACGCGCGCCGGTACAACATGCCCATTCACGTCCGCTCCTCGTTCTCGGGGCAACCGGGCACCTGGGTAGGCAATATCTCCGAGGGAGCAGAAGGCATGGAGCACGCGATCATCTCCGGAGTCGCGCACGACGTCTCCGAGGCGAAGATCACGGTGGTCGGGGTCCCGGACAAGCCGGGCGAGGCCGCCGCCATCTTCCGGGCGATTGCGGACGCCGAGATCAACATCGACATGGTGGTGCAGAACGTCTCGGCCGCCGCCACCGGCCTGACCGACATCTCCTTCACCCTGCCCAAGACCGACGGCCACCGCGCGATGGAGCTGCTGACCAAGGCGCAGCCGACGATCGGCTTCGAGTCGCTGCGCTACGACGACCAGGTCGGCAAGATCTCCCTTGTCGGCGCCGGCATGCGCTCGCACCCGGGCGTCACCGCGACGTTCTTCGAGGCGCTGTCCAACTCGGGCGTCAACATCGAGCTGATCTCCACCTCCGAGATCCGCATCTCGGTGGTGACTCGCGAGGACGTCGTCAAGGACGCGGTACGCGCCGTGCACACGGCGTTCGGCCTCGACAGCGAGAGCGACGAGGCGGTCGTCTACGGCGGCACGGGCCGCTGA
- the recR gene encoding recombination mediator RecR, which translates to MYEGVVQDLIDELGRLPGVGPKSAQRIAFHILQAEPADVRRLAHALTEVKEKVRFCAVCGNVAQAEQCRICADPRRDPAVLCVVEEPKDVVAIERTREFRGRYHVLGGAISPIEGVGPDDLRIRELLARLADGAVTELILATDPNLEGEATATYLARMVKAMGLKVTRLASGLPVGGDLEYADEVTLGRAFEGRRLLDV; encoded by the coding sequence GTGTACGAAGGCGTGGTCCAGGATCTGATCGACGAATTGGGCAGGCTGCCCGGCGTCGGTCCCAAGAGCGCGCAGCGCATCGCCTTCCACATCCTGCAGGCCGAGCCGGCCGACGTCCGCCGGCTGGCGCATGCGCTGACCGAGGTGAAGGAGAAGGTCCGGTTCTGCGCGGTGTGCGGGAACGTCGCGCAGGCGGAGCAGTGCCGGATCTGCGCCGACCCGCGGCGCGACCCGGCCGTCCTGTGCGTCGTCGAGGAACCCAAGGACGTCGTGGCCATCGAGCGGACCCGTGAGTTCCGCGGGCGGTACCACGTGCTCGGCGGCGCGATCAGCCCCATCGAGGGTGTCGGCCCGGACGACCTGCGGATACGGGAGCTGCTCGCCCGGCTCGCCGACGGCGCCGTCACGGAGCTGATCCTCGCCACCGACCCCAACCTCGAAGGCGAGGCCACGGCCACGTATCTCGCCCGCATGGTCAAGGCCATGGGTCTGAAGGTGACCCGGCTGGCCAGCGGCCTGCCCGTCGGCGGTGATCTGGAGTACGCGGACGAGGTCACACTCGGCCGTGCCTTCGAAGGCAGGCGGTTGCTCGATGTCTGA